One Coprobacter tertius genomic window carries:
- a CDS encoding S8 family serine peptidase has protein sequence MAMIKRFWKRTVIFFVVYLPMICFLSAQDKASLVNWQLMYNDTVVGTDATRALEWLKKHRKPSRQPIIVGVIDSGTDTTHTYLKPSFWVNIKEIPDGKDNDGNGYIDDIHGWNFLGAKNDTFNVVEAGAQEFREFRRLYPKYKDYPTDSASLANASAEYEYYLKMMEDSQSDVFFKILEHATGVLPSYVYIDSVARVEYPDSKSLTVADVLKLKVSGNDFSEAMKTVSGDIAEMQYSGNWNDLMKQMNSSLKEAQEFKKNLDSGTDLRHQVGDDINNSEDRFYGNTDLMAGFFDHGTFVGGVIAAQENEGNGMVGVYPEARIMAIRAIPRGDEYDKDVASAIYYAVDNGAKVVNMSFGKMISPHKEMVDEALRYAADHDVLLIQASGNNGIDRDEILFYPYGTDINGARLGNMLCVGASDVEGNPCIFSNYGKKTVDVFAPGAGIWSIAPDNSYVSSSGTSVASPVVAGIAAMIRHYFPKLTAVQVRDILMESVIKIDREVVSPGTGEITRYNELCVSGGIVNAMKAVKLANGMYKKGR, from the coding sequence ATGGCTATGATAAAACGTTTTTGGAAAAGAACAGTTATCTTTTTCGTCGTTTATTTACCGATGATCTGTTTTTTATCGGCACAGGATAAAGCAAGTCTTGTCAATTGGCAATTAATGTATAACGATACGGTTGTTGGTACCGATGCGACACGTGCTCTCGAGTGGTTGAAGAAACATCGTAAACCATCTCGACAACCGATTATTGTCGGGGTAATCGATTCGGGAACCGATACTACACATACTTATCTCAAACCCTCGTTTTGGGTAAATATAAAGGAAATACCCGACGGAAAAGATAATGATGGCAACGGATATATAGACGACATACATGGATGGAATTTTCTCGGGGCTAAAAACGATACTTTCAATGTTGTTGAAGCCGGGGCTCAGGAGTTTAGGGAATTCAGAAGATTATATCCCAAGTATAAAGATTATCCGACCGATTCGGCGTCGTTGGCTAATGCTTCTGCCGAATACGAATACTATTTGAAAATGATGGAAGACTCACAGTCGGATGTGTTTTTTAAAATATTAGAACATGCAACTGGGGTCTTGCCTTCTTATGTATATATCGACAGTGTAGCTCGTGTGGAGTATCCCGATAGTAAATCTTTAACCGTCGCAGATGTTTTGAAGTTGAAAGTATCCGGTAATGATTTTTCAGAAGCAATGAAAACCGTGTCGGGAGATATTGCTGAAATGCAGTATAGTGGAAACTGGAACGATTTAATGAAGCAGATGAATTCGAGCTTGAAGGAAGCGCAAGAGTTTAAGAAAAATCTCGATAGCGGAACTGATTTAAGGCATCAGGTAGGAGATGATATAAATAATTCGGAAGACCGTTTTTACGGGAATACCGATCTTATGGCTGGCTTTTTCGACCATGGGACATTTGTGGGAGGAGTTATTGCTGCGCAAGAAAATGAAGGGAACGGTATGGTAGGAGTATATCCCGAAGCGCGAATAATGGCTATAAGGGCTATCCCGCGTGGCGATGAATATGACAAGGATGTGGCATCGGCAATCTATTATGCGGTGGATAATGGTGCTAAAGTAGTTAATATGAGTTTCGGTAAAATGATATCTCCTCATAAAGAGATGGTCGATGAGGCGTTAAGATATGCTGCTGATCATGATGTTTTGCTTATACAAGCTTCCGGAAATAATGGAATCGACAGGGATGAAATTCTGTTCTATCCGTACGGGACCGATATTAATGGTGCACGTTTGGGGAATATGCTTTGTGTGGGTGCTTCGGATGTAGAAGGTAATCCTTGTATTTTTTCGAACTACGGTAAAAAAACAGTCGATGTATTTGCTCCGGGAGCCGGTATATGGTCGATTGCACCGGATAACAGCTATGTTTCTTCTTCGGGAACGAGTGTAGCATCTCCGGTAGTTGCCGGTATAGCGGCTATGATACGTCATTATTTCCCGAAACTTACTGCTGTACAGGTTCGAGATATACTTATGGAGAGTGTCATAAAGATCGATCGGGAGGTTGTGAGTCCGGGTACGGGAGAAATAACCCGTTATAATGAACTTTGTGTGTCGGGGGGTATTGTAAACGCGATGAAAGCGGTAAAATTGGCAAATGGAATGTATAAAAAGGGACGTTGA
- a CDS encoding HAD-IA family hydrolase: protein MIKEAIKKYNISHSQSIKSLKAVLIDMDGVLYDSMKNHAKSWYVTMQSQGINSTEDEFYMYEGRTGASTINLLFEREKGRKATEQEKKDIYRLKTENFCRFPPAPPMPGALDFLENVKSKGITPVLVTGSGQVSLLEKLNHDYHGIFTPNHMVTAFDVKHGKPNPEPYLMGLKKAGVTASEAIVVENAPLGVEAGVAAGIFTVAVNTGPLSDQILLDAGADLLLPSMQKLADYFDELFNAIKDSENH from the coding sequence ATGATAAAAGAAGCTATTAAAAAGTATAACATCAGCCATTCTCAGTCTATAAAATCATTAAAAGCTGTACTTATTGATATGGATGGTGTCTTATACGATTCGATGAAAAATCATGCCAAATCATGGTATGTAACGATGCAATCGCAAGGGATAAACAGTACCGAAGATGAATTTTATATGTATGAAGGACGTACTGGAGCCTCTACGATCAACCTGCTTTTCGAAAGGGAAAAAGGCCGGAAAGCGACCGAACAAGAAAAAAAAGACATTTACCGGTTAAAGACAGAGAATTTCTGCCGCTTTCCCCCGGCTCCCCCGATGCCCGGAGCATTGGATTTTCTTGAAAACGTAAAGTCAAAGGGAATTACTCCGGTCCTGGTAACAGGTTCGGGACAAGTTTCGTTACTCGAAAAACTCAACCATGATTATCATGGAATTTTCACCCCCAACCATATGGTTACCGCATTCGATGTAAAACACGGAAAACCGAACCCCGAACCCTATCTTATGGGATTAAAAAAAGCAGGTGTAACAGCATCTGAAGCAATTGTAGTTGAAAACGCGCCACTAGGGGTAGAAGCCGGAGTCGCAGCCGGCATATTTACGGTTGCCGTAAATACCGGACCTCTATCCGACCAGATTTTGCTCGATGCAGGAGCCGATTTATTATTGCCTTCGATGCAAAAACTGGCCGATTATTTCGATGAACTATTCAACGCGATAAAAGACTCTGAAAATCATTAA
- the aroB gene encoding 3-dehydroquinate synthase, translating to MSQAILFTRHVNKTVDEALSQYNYDKLFVLTDTNTRQYALPLLGDSKAIKDATVITIEADDTHKNIDTLCAVWLELSTRHATRKSFLINLGGGMVTDLGGFAASTFKRGIRYINIPTTLLGAIDAAVGGKTGINFNGLKNEIGAFNPALAVIISTRFFATLSRENLLSGYAEMLKHGLISNPAIYNKLLDGDLSTPDLDQMLQLIKESVNVKEEIVKNDPFEKNIRKSLNLGHTVGHAFESLSHERKKPVAHGYAVAWGLICELLISHFQVQFPIDTIRQLARFVYENYGAFPITCDDYDHLYELMTHDKKNDSEAVNFTLLADIGDVKINQTANRSEIGIAFDLYRELFHM from the coding sequence ATGTCACAAGCAATCTTATTTACCCGGCATGTAAACAAAACGGTCGATGAAGCATTATCGCAATACAATTACGACAAACTCTTCGTACTTACCGACACCAATACCCGGCAATACGCATTACCTTTACTCGGGGACAGTAAGGCGATAAAAGACGCAACGGTCATAACAATAGAGGCTGACGATACACATAAAAATATCGATACTTTATGCGCCGTGTGGCTCGAGCTTAGTACACGACATGCCACCCGTAAATCTTTCCTAATCAATCTCGGGGGAGGTATGGTTACCGATTTGGGAGGATTTGCCGCATCTACTTTCAAACGGGGAATACGCTACATAAATATACCTACGACTTTATTAGGAGCCATAGATGCAGCAGTAGGAGGAAAAACAGGAATCAATTTCAACGGTTTGAAAAATGAAATAGGAGCATTCAATCCGGCTCTTGCCGTGATTATTTCAACCCGTTTCTTTGCTACTCTGTCCCGTGAAAACTTACTATCGGGATATGCCGAAATGCTGAAACACGGGCTTATCAGTAATCCGGCTATATACAACAAACTGCTCGATGGAGATTTGTCTACGCCTGATCTCGACCAAATGCTTCAACTAATCAAAGAATCGGTTAATGTAAAAGAAGAAATCGTAAAAAACGATCCTTTCGAGAAAAATATCAGAAAATCGCTTAATCTGGGACATACCGTCGGACACGCATTCGAGAGTCTTTCCCACGAACGCAAGAAACCTGTCGCTCACGGCTATGCTGTTGCTTGGGGACTGATTTGCGAATTACTAATCTCTCACTTTCAAGTACAATTTCCAATCGATACCATACGTCAATTGGCCCGGTTTGTTTATGAAAATTACGGAGCCTTTCCCATAACCTGTGATGATTACGACCACTTATACGAACTCATGACTCACGATAAAAAAAATGACTCCGAAGCGGTAAATTTCACTTTACTGGCCGACATCGGCGATGTAAAAATAAACCAAACAGCCAACAGAAGTGAAATCGGAATTGCATTCGATCTCTATCGAGAATTATTTCACATGTAA
- a CDS encoding master DNA invertase Mpi family serine-type recombinase produces the protein MIYGYIRVSSDKQTVENQRFEIGNFCEREKMKIDGWIEETISGTKSYNKRELGKLLKKVQKNDLIICAELSRLGRNLFMIMEILNLCMNKECKVWTIKDNYRLGEDIQSKVLAFAFGLSAEIERNLISQRTKEALSRKKAEGIILGRPKGKKSSPEKYKLHNKKTLIQELLKAKVSQRKIAKICHVDRNTLARYIKNFLVEY, from the coding sequence ATGATATACGGATATATTAGAGTAAGCAGCGATAAACAGACAGTAGAAAACCAACGTTTCGAAATCGGTAATTTCTGTGAACGTGAAAAAATGAAAATCGATGGCTGGATTGAAGAAACCATTAGTGGAACTAAATCCTACAATAAAAGGGAATTGGGAAAACTCTTGAAAAAAGTGCAAAAGAACGACCTTATCATCTGTGCTGAACTATCACGTCTTGGAAGAAACCTTTTTATGATAATGGAAATCCTTAATCTTTGCATGAATAAGGAATGTAAGGTTTGGACTATTAAAGACAATTATCGTTTAGGGGAAGATATTCAAAGTAAAGTCTTGGCTTTTGCTTTTGGCTTATCTGCTGAAATTGAACGTAACTTAATTAGCCAACGCACCAAAGAAGCATTATCAAGAAAAAAAGCCGAAGGAATAATATTAGGAAGACCGAAAGGTAAAAAGAGTTCTCCTGAAAAATATAAGCTACATAATAAAAAAACTCTTATACAAGAATTATTAAAAGCAAAAGTATCACAACGCAAAATAGCCAAAATTTGCCATGTTGATAGAAATACATTAGCTCGTTACATTAAAAATTTTTTAGTAGAATATTAA
- a CDS encoding TaqI-like C-terminal specificity domain-containing protein yields the protein MSVFVQQSGSFCNFSNSDCWVILSPIEQSIKRKIEAVGTPLKDWDIQINYGIKTGYNDAFIIDTVKREEILTNCQTEDEYKRTAEIIRPILRGRDIKRYGYNWANLWLIYIPWHFPYQFEESITGASEKAEKAFKEQYPAVYNHMLQYKDPLSKRNKAETEIRYEWYAMQRWGAKYWEDFFKPKICWKAVGRNLAFALVDSGIFLTAPASFISAGKYNEIILSYLCSKVGTYYIYKNSDTTGSGDIMLNIQSLTKFPIPQNITIPLNLSKEETDDFIFISYGFSKEEILYIESNIKK from the coding sequence ATGAGCGTTTTCGTGCAGCAAAGTGGGTCGTTTTGTAATTTTTCTAACAGCGATTGTTGGGTAATCTTATCGCCAATAGAACAAAGCATAAAGCGCAAGATCGAAGCTGTGGGTACGCCACTCAAAGATTGGGATATACAAATTAACTACGGAATAAAAACTGGCTACAATGATGCCTTTATCATTGATACAGTCAAAAGAGAAGAAATCCTTACCAATTGTCAGACAGAAGATGAATATAAAAGAACAGCTGAAATTATACGACCTATTCTGCGAGGCAGGGACATAAAACGTTACGGATATAATTGGGCAAATCTTTGGTTAATATACATTCCTTGGCATTTTCCATATCAATTTGAGGAATCTATAACAGGTGCTTCTGAAAAAGCAGAAAAAGCTTTCAAAGAACAATATCCAGCTGTATATAATCACATGCTGCAATATAAAGACCCACTTTCGAAACGTAACAAAGCTGAAACTGAAATACGTTATGAGTGGTATGCTATGCAACGTTGGGGGGCCAAGTATTGGGAGGATTTTTTCAAGCCAAAAATATGTTGGAAAGCAGTTGGTCGAAATCTGGCATTTGCATTAGTTGATTCAGGCATATTCCTAACAGCACCTGCAAGCTTTATTTCAGCAGGAAAGTACAATGAAATTATTTTATCTTATCTCTGCAGCAAAGTTGGGACTTATTATATATACAAAAATAGTGATACAACGGGATCCGGAGACATTATGCTTAATATACAATCTCTTACTAAATTTCCAATACCCCAAAATATAACTATTCCTCTTAATCTGTCTAAAGAAGAAACAGATGATTTTATATTTATTTCTTACGGTTTTTCTAAAGAAGAAATTTTATATATAGAAAGTAATATTAAAAAATGA
- a CDS encoding type IIG restriction enzyme/methyltransferase: MGKLNPKQALNQAYRKVSIETLDFEHFKNTLQSLFENISDGQREETQKEHLRNFLSETFYKTYYIAPEGDIDLAVRLDKTVKSNIGLLIEVKSTTNKNEMVSVDNLNRKALQELLLYYLRERITKKNTDIKYLIATNIHEFFIFDAHEFERKFYQNKELRREFQDFQDRRKTSTKTDFFYTEIASVYIEKVKDDLEYTYFNLLDYQKYIHEKNTVSRKLIELYKIFSDIHLLKLPFQNDSNSLNKSFYNELLHIIGIEEKKENNKIVIVRKAVGRRDEASLLENAINQLDAEDCLRKVNGVLYGSTHEERLFNVAMELCITWINRILFLKLLEAQMLKYHNGNLAYKFLISTKIRDYDDLNTLFFKVLACDIPHRIESVSKDFGYVPYLNSSLFEVTELESDTIKINSLSQRAELPIWENSVLKGKKRNLQVNKLSTLEYLFAFLDAYNFSSEGSEEVQDEAKTLINASVLGLIFEKINGHKDGSVFTPGFITMFMCREAITHTLLQKFNVHYNWNCVSITDLYNRIEDIAEANKLINSVKICDPAVGSGHFLVSALNEMIWIKYELGILVDAYGKRIKKSEYTLSIENDELIVTDADNNLFVYNPHNEESRRMQETLFNEKKRIIENCLFGVDINPNSVKICRLRLWIELLKNAYYTAESSYFYLETLPNIDINIKCGNSLLHRFNLDESIKQVLKESGTTIEQYKNAVAKYKNAQNKGEKRDLETLITAIKSKLKTEISQRDPLILRLKKRKGELMDLLKQLELFEFTKNELKERDKRITTLKKEIKTAEDRLEEIRSNKVYMSAFEWRIEFPEVLDNEGNFIGFDLIIGNPPYIQLQSMSESADVLERMEYKTYTRTGDIYCLFYELGMTLLKTNGYLCYITSNKWMRAAYGNALRKYFAQETNPTMLIDFAGIKIFGSATVDTNVLMLQKTTNLQRTFVCTLQDRNDLNNLSVFVQQSGSFCNFSNSDCWVILSPIEQSIKRKIEAVGTPLKDWDIQIYRGVLTGYNEAFIISTEKRNEILANCQTEDEYKKTAEIIRPILRGRDIKRYGYNWAGLWLINVHNGIKGKLERIHIEKYPSIKVHLDQYLDKISKRVDKGETPYNLRNCAYMEDFFKPKIIFQEIVQSGQFFFDEKENFLCNDTGRIIVGKHLKFLIAILNSSLFFYAVKHFYGGGILGENGVRMKHTFFQYFSCISPNNEIESLIEDLLQKYDHSKYQKLDLIILKKYGLTSEECDLVITECQC, from the coding sequence ATGGGAAAATTGAATCCAAAACAAGCTTTAAATCAGGCATATAGAAAAGTTTCTATAGAAACTTTGGATTTTGAACATTTTAAAAATACCTTACAATCACTGTTTGAAAACATTTCGGATGGCCAAAGAGAAGAAACTCAAAAAGAACATTTAAGGAATTTTTTGAGCGAAACTTTTTATAAAACTTATTATATAGCACCCGAAGGAGATATTGACTTGGCAGTCCGGTTGGATAAAACAGTAAAGTCAAATATTGGATTACTCATAGAAGTTAAAAGTACGACAAACAAGAACGAGATGGTTTCTGTTGATAACTTAAACAGAAAAGCTTTACAGGAACTTTTACTTTATTATTTAAGAGAGCGGATAACAAAGAAAAATACAGATATCAAATATTTGATAGCTACTAATATACATGAATTTTTCATTTTTGATGCGCATGAGTTTGAGAGGAAATTTTATCAAAATAAGGAATTGCGCCGAGAGTTTCAAGATTTTCAAGATAGAAGGAAGACAAGTACAAAAACGGACTTCTTCTATACAGAGATAGCATCAGTCTATATAGAAAAAGTAAAAGATGACCTTGAATATACCTATTTTAATTTACTTGACTATCAAAAGTATATACACGAAAAAAATACAGTGTCACGGAAACTTATTGAGCTTTATAAAATATTCAGTGACATTCATTTATTAAAGCTTCCATTTCAAAATGATAGTAACTCTCTGAACAAAAGCTTTTATAATGAGCTTTTACATATAATCGGCATTGAAGAAAAGAAAGAAAATAATAAAATAGTGATTGTTCGCAAGGCTGTAGGTAGACGAGACGAGGCTTCTTTGTTGGAAAATGCTATCAACCAACTAGATGCAGAAGATTGTTTGCGTAAGGTAAATGGGGTTTTGTATGGTAGCACACATGAAGAACGCTTATTCAATGTGGCTATGGAACTTTGCATCACTTGGATAAACCGTATTCTTTTTTTGAAACTGCTGGAAGCACAAATGCTGAAATATCATAATGGTAACTTGGCATATAAATTCCTTATCTCAACCAAAATACGTGATTACGATGATTTGAATACGCTTTTCTTTAAAGTCTTAGCTTGTGATATACCTCATCGGATTGAATCTGTGTCAAAGGATTTTGGGTATGTGCCTTATTTGAATAGTTCCCTTTTTGAAGTAACTGAACTTGAAAGTGATACTATAAAAATAAATAGTTTGTCGCAACGTGCAGAACTTCCGATATGGGAAAATAGTGTGTTGAAAGGTAAAAAACGAAATTTACAAGTAAATAAATTATCAACATTAGAGTATCTGTTTGCTTTTTTGGATGCTTATAATTTTTCGAGTGAAGGAAGTGAAGAAGTACAGGATGAAGCTAAGACTTTGATTAATGCATCGGTGTTGGGGCTTATCTTTGAGAAAATTAACGGACATAAAGATGGTTCGGTGTTTACTCCTGGATTTATAACTATGTTTATGTGTCGTGAAGCTATTACCCATACACTGCTGCAAAAGTTTAACGTACATTATAATTGGAATTGCGTTTCAATAACAGATTTATACAATAGGATTGAAGACATTGCAGAGGCAAACAAATTAATTAATAGCGTTAAGATATGTGATCCTGCTGTTGGATCGGGACATTTCCTCGTATCTGCATTGAATGAGATGATATGGATAAAATATGAGTTAGGTATTTTGGTTGATGCATATGGTAAACGGATAAAGAAATCAGAATATACTTTATCTATTGAAAATGATGAACTGATTGTTACTGATGCCGATAATAACCTATTTGTGTATAATCCACATAACGAGGAAAGCCGAAGGATGCAGGAAACGTTGTTCAATGAGAAAAAACGGATTATCGAAAATTGTCTTTTTGGAGTAGATATTAATCCTAACTCTGTAAAAATATGCCGCCTTCGCCTTTGGATAGAATTACTGAAAAATGCTTATTATACAGCGGAAAGTAGCTACTTTTATTTAGAAACTTTGCCCAATATTGATATTAACATCAAATGTGGCAATTCTCTTTTGCATCGTTTTAATTTGGATGAAAGTATAAAACAGGTATTGAAAGAATCGGGTACAACTATAGAGCAATACAAAAATGCGGTAGCTAAATATAAGAATGCTCAAAACAAGGGGGAGAAAAGAGATTTGGAAACGCTTATCACGGCTATTAAGTCAAAATTGAAAACTGAAATATCACAAAGAGACCCATTAATATTACGTCTAAAAAAACGGAAGGGGGAATTAATGGATTTACTAAAACAATTGGAATTGTTTGAATTTACTAAGAATGAGTTAAAGGAACGTGACAAGAGGATAACTACATTGAAAAAAGAAATCAAAACAGCAGAAGATCGGCTGGAGGAAATCCGTTCCAACAAAGTATATATGAGTGCATTTGAATGGAGAATAGAATTTCCTGAGGTATTGGATAATGAGGGGAATTTTATAGGATTTGATTTAATTATTGGGAACCCGCCTTATATTCAGCTACAGTCTATGTCTGAGAGTGCAGATGTGTTAGAGCGTATGGAATATAAAACATACACCCGTACAGGGGATATCTACTGTTTGTTTTATGAATTAGGCATGACTCTTCTTAAAACAAATGGTTATTTATGCTATATAACTTCCAATAAATGGATGAGGGCTGCGTATGGCAATGCTTTACGAAAATATTTTGCCCAAGAAACTAATCCTACGATGTTGATTGATTTTGCTGGAATAAAGATTTTTGGTTCGGCAACCGTAGATACAAATGTTCTTATGCTTCAGAAAACAACGAATTTACAAAGGACGTTTGTTTGTACATTGCAAGATAGGAATGACTTAAATAATTTGAGCGTTTTCGTGCAGCAAAGTGGGTCGTTTTGTAATTTTTCTAACAGCGATTGTTGGGTAATCTTATCGCCAATAGAACAAAGCATAAAGCGCAAGATCGAAGCTGTGGGTACGCCACTCAAAGATTGGGATATACAAATATATCGAGGTGTTCTTACTGGATATAATGAAGCTTTCATTATATCTACTGAAAAACGGAATGAAATTCTCGCGAACTGTCAAACAGAAGATGAATACAAAAAAACGGCTGAAATTATACGACCTATTCTGCGAGGCAGGGACATAAAACGTTACGGATATAATTGGGCTGGACTATGGCTGATTAATGTACACAATGGTATAAAGGGTAAGCTTGAACGCATTCATATCGAAAAGTATCCTTCTATAAAGGTTCATTTGGACCAATATTTAGATAAAATTTCAAAAAGAGTTGATAAAGGAGAAACACCCTATAATTTGCGTAACTGCGCTTATATGGAGGATTTTTTCAAGCCAAAAATAATATTCCAAGAAATTGTACAAAGTGGACAATTCTTTTTTGATGAAAAGGAAAATTTCTTATGTAATGATACAGGGCGAATCATTGTTGGTAAACATTTAAAGTTTCTTATTGCTATTTTAAATAGTTCTTTGTTTTTTTATGCAGTAAAGCATTTTTATGGTGGTGGCATATTGGGTGAAAATGGTGTTAGGATGAAACACACTTTCTTTCAATACTTTTCTTGTATAAGCCCTAATAATGAAATAGAGAGCCTTATAGAAGATTTGTTACAAAAATATGACCATTCTAAATACCAAAAATTAGATCTTATTATTTTGAAAAAGTATGGCCTAACTTCTGAAGAATGTGATTTAGTAATTACTGAATGTCAATGCTAA